Proteins from a genomic interval of Crassostrea angulata isolate pt1a10 chromosome 7, ASM2561291v2, whole genome shotgun sequence:
- the LOC128155653 gene encoding uncharacterized protein LOC128155653 produces MPLLDLKHDEDSRTCYVLLALKGILTVSAIVLIASSTQISIVKPCDLEKAIDLLGLDVTAPCPNKNIKEKSTSLRDWGIGVLVVNFILFIIISFFRLMPEKLKLALFSILACVGILFSYIMVKSYNDVMKAEAEKSDIDFGQLKSTMIESLEKNYTSDNISSSNPISNSWNKFFIKYDCCGINQVEGTTNDFESTPWCTTSGSCQATSSQIPKTCCNGVSEDDYESAPTACHSSVTPGTYKSNCMIAIKPLSVTNIDECIIILLQVSLLTIGTLEIAEVILVLVYAIECACFKFSTKNKTCPGDQENRNKNDGNGTTNKNTSTERNESLT; encoded by the exons ATGCCTTTATTGGATTTAAAACATGATGAGGATAGCAGAACGTGCTATGTATTGCTGGCTTTGAAAGGAATACTTACG GTGTCAGCTATTGTGTTGATAGCCTCAAGTACACAGATTTCAATTGTCAAACCATGTGATTTAGAGAAGGCCATTGATTTACTTGGTCTGGACGTCACCGCTCCTTGTCCTAACAAAAATATTAAGGAGAAGTCTACAAGTCTACGTGATTGGGGAATAGGAGTGttagttgtgaattttattctttttataataatatcattttttaggTTGATGCCTGAAAAATTGAAACTGGCATTGTTCTCTATA CTTGCTTGTGTTGGAATCCTTTTTTCATACATAATGGTAAAATCCtataatgatgttatgaaaGCCGAAGCAGAAAAATCAGATATA GACTTTGGTCAATTAAAGTCAACAATGATCGAATCACTGGAGAAAAATTACACTTCAGACAACATCAGTAGTAGTAATCCAATCTCAAATAGCTGGAACAAGTTCTTCATCAAG TACGACTGTTGTGGTATAAACCAAGTTGAAGGAACGACCAACGACTTTGAAAGCACTCCGTGGTGTACTACATCCGGTTCCTGTCAGGCAACATCTTCCCAGATCCCAAAGACCTGCTGCAATGGTGTCTCAGAGGACGATTATGAAAGTGCACCGACCGCCTGTCATTCCTCTGTCACTCCTGGGACCTATAAATCG aACTGTATGATCGCTATCAAGCCGTTAAGTGTTACAAACATCGATGAATGCATAATTATCCTGCTACAAGTTTCTCTACTCACCATTGGGACTTTGGAG ATAGCTGAAGTAATCCTTGTGCTGGTTTATGCAATAGAGTGTGCTTGCTTCAAATTCAGtactaaaaacaaaacatgccCTGGAGACCAAGAgaacagaaataaaaatgatgggAATGGTACTACAAACAAGAACACGAGTACTGAGCGGAATGAGAGTTTAACTTAA